One Amaranthus tricolor cultivar Red isolate AtriRed21 chromosome 10, ASM2621246v1, whole genome shotgun sequence genomic window carries:
- the LOC130826309 gene encoding non-structural maintenance of chromosomes element 4 homolog A-like yields MVRVKKELGSTSNNGNVAARDLRSRKIGVNSTSNEPANPRNGKRIKVDSTSNGSAAVNENQRNGINEQQEDDEVVVRRNLRSRYLAVKNQLSEEDLSRPDSDKFKTMMEEVENLHQKVRKPREQVADAEALLDITSSFVKSVKAQKNEGVTPSDFVSCLLRDFGREGRATSSSDFSNLILWKDIGIAVSHIFRKGSGCCTMLGPMSYEIKKRKTVVRKKHVKPTELARPEELDNVAEEKTDTDKNMATIFGILRKNKRVRLENLILNRKSFSQTVENLFALSFLVKDGRAEITANENGHFVCPRNAPAAEAVASGKVSYSHFIFRFDFQDWKLMLDSVREGEELMPHRAQGDTSAHSESPTESENVDPTTTCTTTPIRKLSRNRGLVLQEQTVVENSPESDENRSRAAYIRKRKAKVRN; encoded by the exons ATGGTGAGAGTAAAGAAAGAATTAGGAAGCACTAGTAATAATGGAAATGTTGCAGCAAGGGATTTGAGGAGTAGAAAAATTGGAGTTAATTCTACTTCAAATGAGCCCGCAAATCCGAGGAACGGTAAAAGGATTAAAGTTGATTCAACCTCCAATGGTTCCGCCGCCGTTAATGAAAATCAGAGAAACGGAATTAATGAACAACAAGAGGATGATGAAGTTGTTGTCAGGAGAAATCTTCGTTCCAGATATCTTGCTGTTAAAAACCAACTCTCTG AAGAGGATTTATCAAGGCCGGATTCAGATAAGTTCAAGACTATGATGGAAGAAGTTGAGAATTTACATCAGAAAG TTCGGAAGCCACGCGAGCAAGTGGCTGATGCTGAGGCTTTGTTGGACATTACAAGCAGTTTTGTGAAATCTGTCAAGGCACAAAAAAATGAGGGGGTAACTCCATCTGATTTTGTGTCTTGCTTGCTTAGAGATTTTGGTCGGGAAGGTCGAGCTACCAGCAGTTCTGATTTCAGCAATTTGATACTTTGGAAAGACATTGGGATAGCAGTTTCACATATATTTAGAAAAGGCTCTGGATGTTGTACTAT GTTAGGACCAATGAGTTAtgaaataaagaaaagaaagacTGTAGTACGTAAAAAACATGTCAAACCAACTGAACTTGCTCGGCCAGAAGAG CTTGATAATGTTGCGGAAGAAAAAACTGATACGGACAAGAATATGGCAACCATATTTGGCATTTTGaggaaaaataaaagggtccgccTGGAAAATTTGATCCTGAACAGAAAGTCATTTTCACAGACAGTAGAAAACTTATTTGCTTTGTCGTTTTTAGTGAAAGACGGAAGAGCTGAAATCACTGCAAATGAGAATGGCCATTTTGTTT GCCCAAGAAATGCTCCAGCTGCTGAAGCAGTTGCTTCAGGGAAAGTTTCATACAGTCACTTTATCTTCAGATTTGACTTCCAGGACTGGAAG TTGATGCTAGATTCTGTCAGGGAAGGTGAGGAGCTAATGCCACACAGGGCTCAAGGAGACACATCTGCTCATTCGGAGAGTCCAACAGAATCTGAAAATGTAGATCCTACAACAACGTGTACAACAACACCCATTAGAAAATTATCAAGGAACCGAGGTTTAGTTCTGCAGGAACAGACGGTTGTGGAAAATTCACCGGAAAGTGATGAAAATAGATCGAGAGCTGCGTATATCAGAAAAAGAAAGGCGAAAGTGCGAAACTGA